From the Brassica napus cultivar Da-Ae chromosome A8, Da-Ae, whole genome shotgun sequence genome, one window contains:
- the LOC111202047 gene encoding putative pectate lyase 14, protein MQAILLGHTDSYTKDKMMQVTIAYNHFGEGLIQRMPRCRHGYFHVVNNDYTHWEMYAIGGSANPTVNSQGNRFLASGNRFAKEVTKRVGAGEGEWNQWNWRSQGDLLLNGAYFTSSGAEASSSYARSSLAAKSSSLIDMLTYSSGVLKCRIGTPC, encoded by the exons ATGCAGGCTATTTTGTTGGGGCATACTGATTCCTACACGAAAGACAAAATGATGCAAGTGACCATCGCATACAACCATTTTGGCGAGGGTCTTATACAGAGAATGCCAAG GTGTAGACATGGATATTTCCATGTGGTAAACAACGATTACACTCATTGGGAAATGTATGCAATCGGTGGAAGTGCTAACCCTACCGTTAATAGTCAAGGAAACCGGTTCCTTGCCTCGGGAAACCGGTTTGCTAAAGAG GTGACGAAAAGGGTAGGTGCAGGGGAAGGAGAATGGAACCAATGGAACTGGAGATCACAAGGAGACTTATTGCTAAATGGTGCCTACTTCACTTCATCTGGAGCTGAAGCTTCTTCAAGTTATGCTAGATCTAGTTTAGCTGCTAAATCATCTTCCCTTATAGATATGCTTACCTATAGCTCTGGTGTCCTGAAATGCAGGATCGGTACGCCTTGTTAA